The following are encoded in a window of Geobacter metallireducens GS-15 genomic DNA:
- a CDS encoding electron transfer flavoprotein subunit alpha — MTEPKKIKKPRGTARPIPGKCIACGARCQSACPVDAIEMSDAGEPIILSEKCIGCLKCVKVCPADALEMFFTPEELKILEELARQQAAGAAPAVEEEDAEEAALAQMLAAYRGVWVFVEQTEGEPAKVSWELMGVGAQLARDIGTELCAIVIGHGVEHLCREAFSYGATKAYLMDQDVFRFYRTEPYLDACCHLIDKYKPEIILMGATGMGRDLAGAVATRVKTGLTADCTGLDVDDKRNLRQTRPAFGGNIMATIMCDKFRPQMATVRPHVMPMPERMEGATGAIVREQITLNEADILTKVIEIIRDTKVGVDIAGAEFIVSGGRGLMGPENFAMLQELADELGGVVGASRSAVDAGWMPHDRQVGQTGKTVRPKIYIACGISGAIQHLVGMQDSDVVIAINRDKEAPIFQVATYGIVGDLFKIVPAITSQLRELKASKRKG; from the coding sequence ATGACTGAACCAAAGAAGATAAAGAAGCCCCGGGGCACAGCCCGGCCCATCCCGGGAAAGTGCATCGCCTGCGGCGCCCGGTGCCAGAGCGCCTGCCCCGTGGATGCCATAGAGATGAGCGATGCGGGGGAACCGATCATCCTCTCCGAGAAGTGCATCGGCTGCCTTAAATGCGTGAAGGTCTGCCCCGCCGATGCCCTGGAGATGTTCTTCACCCCCGAGGAACTGAAGATTCTGGAGGAACTGGCCAGGCAGCAGGCCGCCGGAGCGGCCCCCGCTGTCGAGGAAGAGGACGCCGAGGAGGCCGCCCTGGCGCAGATGCTCGCCGCTTACCGGGGGGTCTGGGTCTTTGTGGAGCAGACCGAAGGGGAGCCCGCCAAGGTCTCCTGGGAGCTGATGGGGGTCGGTGCCCAACTGGCCCGGGACATCGGCACCGAACTCTGCGCCATCGTCATCGGCCACGGCGTGGAGCACCTTTGCCGCGAGGCCTTCAGCTACGGCGCCACCAAGGCGTACCTCATGGACCAGGACGTCTTCCGCTTCTACCGCACCGAGCCCTACCTCGACGCCTGCTGCCACCTGATCGACAAATACAAGCCCGAGATTATCCTCATGGGGGCCACCGGCATGGGGCGCGACCTTGCCGGGGCCGTTGCCACGCGGGTCAAGACCGGCCTCACCGCCGACTGCACCGGCCTCGACGTGGACGACAAGCGGAACCTCCGCCAGACCCGCCCCGCCTTCGGTGGCAACATCATGGCCACCATCATGTGCGACAAGTTCCGTCCGCAGATGGCCACGGTCCGCCCCCACGTGATGCCGATGCCCGAACGGATGGAAGGCGCCACCGGCGCGATCGTCCGGGAGCAGATTACCCTCAACGAGGCCGACATCCTCACCAAGGTCATTGAAATCATCAGGGACACGAAGGTAGGGGTCGACATCGCCGGGGCCGAGTTCATCGTTTCCGGCGGGCGCGGCCTGATGGGACCGGAGAACTTCGCCATGCTCCAGGAGTTGGCCGATGAGCTGGGGGGGGTGGTCGGCGCGTCGCGCAGCGCCGTGGACGCCGGCTGGATGCCCCACGACCGCCAGGTCGGGCAGACCGGCAAGACCGTGCGCCCAAAGATCTACATAGCCTGCGGCATCTCCGGCGCCATCCAGCATCTCGTCGGAATGCAGGATTCCGACGTGGTCATCGCCATAAACCGCGACAAGGAGGCCCCCATCTTCCAGGTGGCCACCTATGGCATCGTGGGAGACCTGTTCAAAATCGTCCCGGCCATCACCAGCCAACTGCGGGAACTG
- a CDS encoding GNAT family N-acetyltransferase, translating into MRIRPFYPDDVSLFLALAAAEGWISDPWEFAFILESFPCGCLAVEENGRPVAFATAVRYGASGWIGNLIVAEEYRGRGYGTLLMGRAMDQLLDSGARTVWLTASAQGRPLYEKMGFREMDGVVRWCGTATGGTQWHDDPVAPDELVPLDRAGWGDDRRCVLSAVAARGIVLRENGGFLVTQPCGSGFQLGPWAAEGRGVAGELLGRALSRLQGGAQVLLDVPVRNGAAASVLAHAGFAACGRTVLMCVGDEPAYKPEKIFALATLGSVG; encoded by the coding sequence ATGAGGATCAGGCCCTTTTATCCCGATGACGTTTCCCTGTTTCTAGCCCTTGCCGCCGCCGAGGGGTGGATCAGCGACCCGTGGGAGTTTGCATTCATCCTCGAAAGCTTTCCCTGTGGTTGCCTCGCCGTGGAGGAAAACGGGCGGCCCGTGGCGTTCGCCACCGCGGTCCGCTACGGCGCGAGCGGGTGGATCGGCAATCTGATCGTGGCGGAGGAGTATCGCGGACGGGGATACGGAACCCTCCTCATGGGCCGAGCCATGGACCAGCTTCTGGACTCCGGAGCCAGGACCGTCTGGCTCACCGCGTCGGCGCAGGGACGTCCCCTTTACGAGAAAATGGGGTTCCGGGAAATGGACGGCGTGGTTCGCTGGTGCGGAACGGCCACGGGGGGGACGCAATGGCACGATGACCCCGTTGCTCCGGACGAATTGGTTCCCCTCGATCGTGCCGGATGGGGTGATGACCGCAGGTGTGTCCTGAGTGCCGTGGCTGCTCGAGGAATAGTGCTGCGGGAGAACGGAGGCTTCCTGGTGACCCAGCCGTGCGGAAGCGGCTTCCAGCTGGGCCCTTGGGCGGCAGAGGGGCGGGGCGTTGCCGGGGAGCTCCTGGGGCGGGCGCTCTCCCGCCTGCAGGGGGGGGCGCAGGTTCTCCTCGACGTGCCGGTCCGCAATGGTGCCGCCGCCTCTGTTCTCGCTCATGCCGGCTTTGCCGCCTGCGGGCGGACGGTCCTCATGTGCGTGGGTGACGAGCCGGCCTATAAGCCGGAAAAGATTTTCGCCCTTGCCACATTGGGGAGCGTGGGGTGA
- a CDS encoding electron transfer flavoprotein subunit beta/FixA family protein, with the protein MLAIACIKQVPDTTQVKIDPVTNTLVREGIPFIVNPYDTHALEESLRIKDRFGFRAVALSMGPPNAEAALRKALSMGADDAILCSDRCFGGADTLSTSNVLAAAIKRIAQETGEEVGIVFCGKQTIDGDTAQVGPGIAVRLGFTPLTLVDRIEALDPVNRRIKVRRKLEGRYEVVEASLPVMITAVRELNRPRYPSVPMRLAAADAQVTVWTNEVLRMDVNSVGLKGSPTWVSRIFSPERDKGEIIGDGMADPTGTARLLIDQLLAKDLLAV; encoded by the coding sequence ATGCTCGCCATTGCCTGTATCAAACAGGTGCCGGACACTACCCAGGTAAAGATTGATCCAGTCACCAACACCCTCGTCCGCGAGGGGATCCCGTTCATCGTCAACCCGTACGACACCCATGCCCTGGAGGAGAGCCTCCGGATCAAGGACCGCTTCGGCTTCCGGGCCGTGGCCCTCTCCATGGGTCCACCCAACGCCGAGGCCGCTCTTCGCAAGGCCCTCTCCATGGGGGCCGATGATGCCATTCTCTGCTCCGACCGCTGCTTCGGCGGCGCCGATACCCTCTCCACGAGCAATGTACTCGCCGCTGCCATCAAGCGGATCGCCCAGGAGACCGGGGAAGAGGTGGGGATCGTCTTCTGCGGCAAACAGACTATCGACGGCGACACCGCCCAGGTGGGCCCCGGCATTGCCGTGCGCCTCGGCTTTACCCCGCTGACCCTCGTGGACCGCATCGAGGCACTGGACCCGGTCAACCGACGGATCAAGGTCCGGCGCAAGCTGGAAGGACGCTACGAGGTCGTTGAAGCCTCCCTGCCGGTCATGATAACCGCCGTGCGGGAGCTGAACCGCCCCCGCTACCCCTCCGTTCCCATGCGCCTTGCTGCCGCCGATGCCCAGGTAACGGTCTGGACCAACGAGGTGCTGCGGATGGACGTGAACAGCGTTGGCCTCAAGGGGTCACCCACCTGGGTGAGCCGAATCTTCTCCCCCGAGCGGGACAAGGGGGAGATCATCGGCGACGGCATGGCCGATCCGACGGGAACGGCCCGCCTGCTCATCGACCAGCTGCTGGCGAAGGATCTGCTGGCGGTGTGA